The following are encoded together in the Natator depressus isolate rNatDep1 chromosome 10, rNatDep2.hap1, whole genome shotgun sequence genome:
- the ANTKMT gene encoding adenine nucleotide translocase lysine N-methyltransferase isoform X3 → MDPDDLEELAVELQGKTVGGWGLVQLAAGTGFAAYVMWAGILMPGFRRVPLKLQVPYVPSSAKQVENVMSLLKGRSGKMVDLGSGDGRIVLEAYKRGFRPAVGYELNPWLLRLSNYRAWRAGCYGKVFYHRQDLWKVNVSDCYNVSVFLAPSVLPLLETKLLAELPDEARVVAGRFPFPTWMPTTNVGEGINRSWAYDIKTVRQTKNKFEGSRE, encoded by the exons ATGGATCCTGATGACCTGGAAGAGCTGGCAGTGGAGCTGCAAGGGAAGACTGTTGGTGGCTGGGGCCTTGTGCAGCTTGCAGCTGGCACAGGTTTTGCTGCCTATGTTATGTGGGCAGGAATTCTCATGCCTGGCTTCCGCAGAGTGCCTTTAAAGTTACAG GTGCCATATGTACCATCAAGTGCCAAGCAAGTTGAGAATGTGATGTCGCTGCTGAAAGGACGCTCTGGGAAGATGGTGGATTTAGGGTCAGGAGATGGCAGAATT GTATTAGAAGCATATAAACGAGGCTTCAGACCAGCTGTTGGCTACGAACTCAACCCCTGGCTGTTGAGACTCTCCAACTATCGCGCCTGGAGGGCTGGGTGTTACGGGAAGGTTTTCTACCATCGGCAAGATCTATGGAAG GTAAACGTGTCTGACTGCTACAACGTCTCTGTGTTCCTAGCTCCCAGTGTG CTACCTCTCCTAGAGACAAAGCTGCTTGCAGAACTGCCAGACGAGGCCCGTGTGGTGGCTGGACGCTTCCCCTTTCCCACCTGGATGCCAACCACCAATGTTGGAGAGGGTATAAACAGAAGCTGGGCCTATGATATCAAGACTGTACGGCAAACAAAGAACAAATTTGAGGGAAGCCGAGAATGA
- the ANTKMT gene encoding adenine nucleotide translocase lysine N-methyltransferase isoform X2, with protein MGRMRVVRDDLCVRATDLKKPRPRACLGPPAMDPDDLEELAVELQGKTVGGWGLVQLAAGTGFAAYVMWAGILMPGFRRVPLKLQVPYVPSSAKQVENVMSLLKGRSGKMVDLGSGDGRIVLEAYKRGFRPAVGYELNPWLLRLSNYRAWRAGCYGKVFYHRQDLWKLPLLETKLLAELPDEARVVAGRFPFPTWMPTTNVGEGINRSWAYDIKTVRQTKNKFEGSRE; from the exons ATGGGGCGCATGCGGGTAGTTCGTGATGACCTTTGTGTAAGGGCGACTGATTTAAAGAAGCCGCGGCCTCGAGCCTGCCTCGGCCCGCCAG CTATGGATCCTGATGACCTGGAAGAGCTGGCAGTGGAGCTGCAAGGGAAGACTGTTGGTGGCTGGGGCCTTGTGCAGCTTGCAGCTGGCACAGGTTTTGCTGCCTATGTTATGTGGGCAGGAATTCTCATGCCTGGCTTCCGCAGAGTGCCTTTAAAGTTACAG GTGCCATATGTACCATCAAGTGCCAAGCAAGTTGAGAATGTGATGTCGCTGCTGAAAGGACGCTCTGGGAAGATGGTGGATTTAGGGTCAGGAGATGGCAGAATT GTATTAGAAGCATATAAACGAGGCTTCAGACCAGCTGTTGGCTACGAACTCAACCCCTGGCTGTTGAGACTCTCCAACTATCGCGCCTGGAGGGCTGGGTGTTACGGGAAGGTTTTCTACCATCGGCAAGATCTATGGAAG CTACCTCTCCTAGAGACAAAGCTGCTTGCAGAACTGCCAGACGAGGCCCGTGTGGTGGCTGGACGCTTCCCCTTTCCCACCTGGATGCCAACCACCAATGTTGGAGAGGGTATAAACAGAAGCTGGGCCTATGATATCAAGACTGTACGGCAAACAAAGAACAAATTTGAGGGAAGCCGAGAATGA
- the ANTKMT gene encoding adenine nucleotide translocase lysine N-methyltransferase isoform X1, whose protein sequence is MGRMRVVRDDLCVRATDLKKPRPRACLGPPAMDPDDLEELAVELQGKTVGGWGLVQLAAGTGFAAYVMWAGILMPGFRRVPLKLQVPYVPSSAKQVENVMSLLKGRSGKMVDLGSGDGRIVLEAYKRGFRPAVGYELNPWLLRLSNYRAWRAGCYGKVFYHRQDLWKVNVSDCYNVSVFLAPSVLPLLETKLLAELPDEARVVAGRFPFPTWMPTTNVGEGINRSWAYDIKTVRQTKNKFEGSRE, encoded by the exons ATGGGGCGCATGCGGGTAGTTCGTGATGACCTTTGTGTAAGGGCGACTGATTTAAAGAAGCCGCGGCCTCGAGCCTGCCTCGGCCCGCCAG CTATGGATCCTGATGACCTGGAAGAGCTGGCAGTGGAGCTGCAAGGGAAGACTGTTGGTGGCTGGGGCCTTGTGCAGCTTGCAGCTGGCACAGGTTTTGCTGCCTATGTTATGTGGGCAGGAATTCTCATGCCTGGCTTCCGCAGAGTGCCTTTAAAGTTACAG GTGCCATATGTACCATCAAGTGCCAAGCAAGTTGAGAATGTGATGTCGCTGCTGAAAGGACGCTCTGGGAAGATGGTGGATTTAGGGTCAGGAGATGGCAGAATT GTATTAGAAGCATATAAACGAGGCTTCAGACCAGCTGTTGGCTACGAACTCAACCCCTGGCTGTTGAGACTCTCCAACTATCGCGCCTGGAGGGCTGGGTGTTACGGGAAGGTTTTCTACCATCGGCAAGATCTATGGAAG GTAAACGTGTCTGACTGCTACAACGTCTCTGTGTTCCTAGCTCCCAGTGTG CTACCTCTCCTAGAGACAAAGCTGCTTGCAGAACTGCCAGACGAGGCCCGTGTGGTGGCTGGACGCTTCCCCTTTCCCACCTGGATGCCAACCACCAATGTTGGAGAGGGTATAAACAGAAGCTGGGCCTATGATATCAAGACTGTACGGCAAACAAAGAACAAATTTGAGGGAAGCCGAGAATGA
- the ANTKMT gene encoding adenine nucleotide translocase lysine N-methyltransferase isoform X4 — protein sequence MGRMRVVRDDLCVRATDLKKPRPRACLGPPAMDPDDLEELAVELQGKTVGGWGLVQLAAGTGFAAYVMWAGILMPGFRRVPLKLQVPYVPSSAKQVENVMSLLKGRSGKMVDLGSGDGRIVLEAYKRGFRPAVGYELNPWLLRLSNYRAWRAGCYGKVFYHRQDLWKVNVSDCYNVSVFLAPSVPAL from the exons ATGGGGCGCATGCGGGTAGTTCGTGATGACCTTTGTGTAAGGGCGACTGATTTAAAGAAGCCGCGGCCTCGAGCCTGCCTCGGCCCGCCAG CTATGGATCCTGATGACCTGGAAGAGCTGGCAGTGGAGCTGCAAGGGAAGACTGTTGGTGGCTGGGGCCTTGTGCAGCTTGCAGCTGGCACAGGTTTTGCTGCCTATGTTATGTGGGCAGGAATTCTCATGCCTGGCTTCCGCAGAGTGCCTTTAAAGTTACAG GTGCCATATGTACCATCAAGTGCCAAGCAAGTTGAGAATGTGATGTCGCTGCTGAAAGGACGCTCTGGGAAGATGGTGGATTTAGGGTCAGGAGATGGCAGAATT GTATTAGAAGCATATAAACGAGGCTTCAGACCAGCTGTTGGCTACGAACTCAACCCCTGGCTGTTGAGACTCTCCAACTATCGCGCCTGGAGGGCTGGGTGTTACGGGAAGGTTTTCTACCATCGGCAAGATCTATGGAAG GTAAACGTGTCTGACTGCTACAACGTCTCTGTGTTCCTAGCTCCCAGTGTG ccagctctgtga